In the genome of Odocoileus virginianus isolate 20LAN1187 ecotype Illinois chromosome 17, Ovbor_1.2, whole genome shotgun sequence, the window GTTGAGAGGAGCGCCAGGGAGCGCTGGGCATCCTGGGCTGGGAGCAAGGAGTTGTGGTGGCTTTGCTGGTGGAGCCAGGCTTCTGGGAGGGCAACCACGAGGGCTGAAGCAGGTGTCTCGAAACAGGCAGGCTCCGTCCGAGAGGGCTAGCCCTTCCTGGTGCCTCCCGTACCTCGTGGTACCTTTGCCTTAGACGTTACACACTTTCTCCACAGCCAAGCACTGCCACGGGGCAGCCCCCACGGCCACGTGCGCCCCAGGGCCTGGGGAAGTCAGGTGCGGTCCAGCAGTAGCCAGCCGTCATGGtgctgcctccccccacccggCTTCTGAACGCAGCCTTGTGGGTGAACTCGGgggaactccaggagttggggtgTGCCAGGTACCTGCCTCTCTCGGGACTGGGTtttgcaggggaccctggtggtgGATGCTTGACTCATCCGCAGGGTATGATCCCCGCGTTGAGGGCCGCTGCTCAGTACTGGAAAGGAGAAGTGCCCCCAAAGTGCAGTTTCTTCTCTCCTGAGCAGCACTGCTGGCCTCCAGCAGTTCAGACACTCCTGGCGGCAGGGGctggagctacagtccacggttcCTTGGCTCTCCTCTGTGTCAGAGACTAGATTCCAAGCCCTGGGGGTTGGAGAGAAGAGCTCCCCCTAGCTTGAGCTCAGGGCGGTTTTAAAGAAGGATCTGGGGCCCCTGAAGCCTTAGCACCGGCTCAGTGAGAGGAAGGGCCCCTTCTTGTCTCGTTTACACCTGTGGCCTGGGCGTGAGCAGAACGGTACACATTCTGTGCACATCAGAGGATAGATGCCCCAGAGGAGAGAGGAACTGACGCCCTGGCTGCCTGCTAAGCAGCTGAAGAGCCCCACTCCCTAAGATAATGGGCTTGGGCCACAGGTGgaaaaagaatgctggagtctGAACATCCCCCGTGTCTGACCATCCCTGGAGCCTGCTTGGCACTTGGGAGCCGGCAGGTGGCCTGGAAGGTTCTTGCTTCCGCGGCCACTAACTGGAATGAATTGGAGCCCCACCTAGAGCTATTTACAGCCCCTAATGGGTGCCTCCCGCCTTCCCCAAACCAGGGACGTGTGCCTCTCAGCATCAGGTAGCTACTGCAGCCCCCAACCTCTTAGGTAATGAGAATGGGAGGAAGGCTGGAAGGGCTGAGAAATGGAAAAGGCTCAGAATATTTATCAGTTCGACCCCCAGAATCAGGAGGGGTGGGTACCAGACCTGGACTAAGCTGCGCTGAGGGAACAGCCTGTGGGTTCTCCTGAGAGACAGGGACTGTACAGAACCCCAGCCACTGTGCCCAGCAGGGCAGGCTGTGCCAACAGGAGCCCACAGACAGGCTACAGGAATCCACACACCTGTCCTTGCTGGCAATGGCTGCAGGCTGCCGGTGTTGTGCTGTTACAGGTATGATGGGACCCTTCATTAATATTTGACTTTCATAAGTTGGTaaggatatatttttctttggtcTATGTTCTGTTTCAACTTATGTAGATTATTATAAATTGATGTAAGCCACGTGAGaggaaaatgttaataaaaaaaaaaaaacctgcaaagcCCTGACATTTGCACACAACTCGGCCCTGTGGTGTGGACGTTTGTGTTCTCAGGAGTCCAGGGAAGACCACCAATCTAGATATTTAACTCTTCCAACTGCATCCAGATGTGTTTCCAAGAATCTTCTTACCAGTGAACTCCCCTTTGTGCACCCCTTCGGCCATGGCAGTTTGGGAGGTGAGCCCACGCTCTCTCCTTGTTCTTTCACAAATGCCCACAGCTGTCACCAGCCAGTTCTTTTCATGAAATACAAGTGCCCCACCAGAGACCTGGCCATCAATATGCATCAGAGATGGCAGGAAGTTGTCTATTCAAGTGGAGGTTTATTTTATGCAAACATCTCTCTACAATTTCCTTGGAAGTTGCAGGTCTTTGGGGCAGCCTGCTGGCCTAATCTCTGTGTTGAAGATGCTGGATCCCCTAGAGGGCCCAGCCTCCCTCAGGAGAGCTAGCGGGGTTAATGTCGGCTCCCACCAGCCCCAGCCATTGGACACTGTGTTTATTCTGGAGATCGGGAACAGATGTCTCTGAAAATTGGTGTTTGGTTTATGAGCTCATACTGCCTCCTTAGCCATCTAAAACAGGAAACTATTCATCTCCTCTCCTGACTGAATAGTCAGTGTGGACAATGCTTGGCTTATTGAACTGATGGCTACTGACAGCCCAGGACTCGTCATTCCCAAGGCAGTCATGAGGGGAGCAGTGCTTGTACTCGGTCATTTGACCCCATGCGCTAGACTGGATGGTAGACGCTAGACTGGATGGTAGATGCCAGGTTTCTGGCACTGTTGACAGGTGGCAGGTAAGAGTGTCTGCGCTTGCTCTAACTGCTTACAGGTGACTTGCTGAGCGACAGTGGAGGACCCACTCCAACATCTGTTCTCAGACctgtgaggattctccaggcagcctACCAGCAGTGACGCCTCTTGACCGAGACTGGGACAGGCATTCTATAGAACTCCCCCCCCGAGATGAGCATTAGCCTTGTGCACTAGCCCATGGTCATTCCAAAGGCAACAGCAGACAAGGCCAGAGGAAGGTGTTACCAACTGGGCTTGACATCGTCactcatgtatacacacacacacaccagctggACTTGACATCATcactcatgtacacacacacacacacacacacacgatgtcTGGATGGTTCAGCTGAGTCTGAATTCTGGTTAAGGGTGAGCAAGCTTTAGAAGACGGCCCACAGTGGGGGAGACAGccaaaaaaggcaaaggaatgacTCTAGTGGAATAAAGGAGACACTACCGGTGGCTGGAATTACAGGCCCCCACCATGCTACCTGCTTGTCCTAAGTTCATCTTCATCCCACCACCAAGGCACCAGAGTAACACAGCATCTGCAGCAGATCCCGATTGTAAAAGGGTTTTTATGTGTATAGCACACAATTAGGCTGAGCTGCTACTGTCAGAGAAAGGCTACCAGGTCAAGTCAAAAACACTAATGTTTAAGGAACAAACCCCTGACATCAGAAGAACAGGGTGGTGGTGAGCAGCTCCTGAACATGGTCTGGTTGTAACCAGTGGCTGCTGGGACCTGGTCGTCAGGAGGACCCCAGCAACACAACCCTCACACTCTGTGTCCTTGAGGCGGGCCTGGGCCGACAGTCACAGCAGAACACCCACGTATGGTTCAGACCGCAGGCATTCCCACCAGCCAGCCCGACGGTTTCTCAGAAGAGGCCAGCAGGGTTACGCGTGGAATGTCACTGCATCCTAGGACACGGTCAGGCCAGGTTTCTGGGCCACTGCAGCAATCTCAGTGAGGATAACACTGCTCTGCAGACCCTGGGAGTTGAGCATTCCCAGACTTCTCAGGAGCTGGCTCATGCTTTCCCTTTGGATGTTCAATCTTTGGGCCACCTGGTACTATTTTGGGGAGTTgtggaatttgaaaataaaaataagccaaaCTTTTAAActgtaatataaatatacatacatacatacatacacacatacacacatacatatatatgtgtgtgtgtatatatatataaaacaaggaTAGCAGAACATTAAACAAAATGAGCAGAACACTAAACAAAACGACAGAACTGGTCAGACAGCATGATTCCACTCTGCCCTGCCCTGAGGTATGAGATGGATGACCGCGTTGACGTACAAGGTAGAAGAGCTTCCAGGTGTGTGTAAAgtcccctccatccccacagcACCAGAGCCTGTGGACTGAACCTTTGTGGAACTCAGTTCCTACAGGTCAACACACTGACTCTTTGACTGCCCAAAACAGAGAGTCTGGCATGGCACTCCACCCCGCACAGCCTGGCTCGAGTCCAGGTGCAGAGAGCACGGCTGCTCAGAGGTGGCTGATTGCAGCCAGGCGGCTCCCTCACGACACCAACTATGTGAGAGAAAACAAATGTCTTCAGTCTCTGAAGCAAGTGCCCTGGAGTGGCGCAGAAACCGCCCTACACAGAGCAGCCTTGATCCTGGGCTGCCATTGTCCTTGCCGGACACCAGTGTTCTCACCGTAGGTAATAGTCAATCGCAGCAGAGAAAGCAGCAAAACCTCCACAGCCGATGACCCCAGCCTTCAAGCCAGCTGTAAAGCAAACACAAATGACATTACCTGTGGTGAAAGACGCTGAGTCAAGCCGCACTCAGGAAAAGTTCGGGTACTCAGAGACGTAAAGAAGCTGGCGAACAAGTTCTCAATCATTCAACGTAGCAGAGAGCTGGAAGGCTTCAGTGAGGCTGTGCACACGAGCTGATCCAGTGTGCTTTTATCTAACTGTATGTTCATTTAACTTTTCTCATTCCAAAGAACTGCTATTTCTAGTCTCATGAAAATAGCTCCTCACAGGCAGGAAACTGGTTAACAGAACCAGCCCTTGGAATCAAGTGAAAGCATATGGCCTGTTACTCTGATTTGTTTATGGAATAAATTCCCGGGAAGGTGATCAAAGAAATCCCAGAGGGAGCTGAGCCTCTCAAAGGCCCTGACAAAGctgagagatgggaagaccaaAGGAGAAGTTACTCCATAAATCACaaatggctgtgtgaggaggAGAGTCAGGTTTTAATGACAGCAAAGCATCCTGTCtctcagaaaatgagaaaacagccTTTTTGCTTTGGGTAAGTCTGGGCACAGCAGATGGAGAGTGGCCCAGTAATAGACACTGTTAGGGAAGTTAAGTCACTGACGCCCCGCCGCACACTCTTGATAGATACACCAACAGGGAGAAGTGGCAGGGAACCAGTTTTCTTCTTGGTTGCTTACAGTGGCTAATCCAACATTTCTAGGATACCTATATTTGGCTTTCAGGAGTGGAAATCTAAGAACCCTAAACTGCAAAAACATTACTGTGAGAACTTATACATAGAATTAAAATGACTGCACAGTATGAAGAAAGATGTCTGTTTGAAATGCATAAGAGCTGAAAGTTAAGCAGAGCTTGCTGTTTGGGCAAATGGGTTTCCCACGGCTGAATGGGGTCCAGCTATGCTTCTGTACTATCCTGCATAGCAACACAGTCCAGAGATTACTTATTATTATGAAGTTCTTCCCATTTGTTCAATATGGGGACCGTTCTTTATTCTAAGATAGAAATAGTTCTCCGTGGGTTTGACCTGGGGCTATTTGTCCCCCGGGGGACACTGGAAACACTTCTGCTTGTCACCACTAGGGGTGCTACTGGCACCGAGTGGGGAGAGGCCAGGCATTCCCCTCCGCCCAGCAAACACTCCTCTGGTCCAAAACGTCAACAATGCCAAGGATCAGAAACCCTAATCTAGATACTAGAAGTTTCCAAAATTGAGTTAACACAGAAAATGTGATTTACTTGTCAGGAGAGGAGAATATCAAGTTCCACATATGCCTTGAGCTGTCCTTGGAACACTCATGTGTTTGGAAATGTCAACTTCAGCATGTTGTCCAAGGCCACAAAGAAAAGCATGTGAGAATTGTTTACTAACCTCTGAAACCAATGGCTCCTCCAGTGATGCAGCCACTAATGACACTGTTCTTCCAATCTGATTTTCCCCGATACTGTGGGTGGAGAAGAGCAGTTCAGAGCCAAAGAAACAAGCCAAACaagaaaactaaggaaaaaaagacaggGTTTCTAGCTGGCTAATTTAGTCCCTCCCCAAAAGAAACctatcttgttttctttcaaaagtatAATTCCTAAAATTTGAATGAACACACAAATGCTTCCTGCACATGGTACCAAAGCACTGAGCCAAGTATCACATTTGAGAAGTAATCAGAACCTCTTCTCAGGTTCCCCAACAAGTCTCTTGTTTAAAATTAATAACCAGGAATTCTCTGGTGATCCAATCATTAGGACCCCATgcttgcttccactgcaaggggcccgggttccacccctggttggggaactaagatcctacaagccgcGAGGTGCAGccaaaagcaataataaaaaaataattaaccaaCTTCTggcctgtaaaaaaaaaaataaataataaggcaAGCCCAAATCATAAATTCACAAGAAGTTTACATTAGGGACTATTTAATGGAAACTGAATCTAGCAAGTACTGGACAATTCTGACCTGCTTTCTAGTAGCATTGAGTATTTCTCTTGAGAACTCACAAGATGGAAAGAGGCAAGGctttctcagaaggcagggacACTTACAGATTCCACTAAACATTCAGTGCAAGAAAACATGGCGCCCACAATGGCAAAATTTTTGGCATAGGACATTCCTCTCTGGCCCATGTCTTTAAGAACTTCTCTGGCCGTTGGTGTACGGTAAGGATCCTTAGGGTCAAAGCCCACATTGGTATCAATGCCAGCAGTGAACACCCCAAATGCACCTCCCAAGACAAATCCTAAAAATGAACAGAGACGAAGATTTCGTTGGCACATTTTTCAGGTTACTGTAATAGGGTCATACTCAAATTGCACCTTTTGGATGGCCACCAGTGAAGAGGATACCCCGTCCCCTTCTTGCCTCAGAAACTCTCCACTGACCTGGTTTCCACATTACAAAATCCAAGATCTATCTAGTAGGCAGCTTCTTCTCTGactctttttgtatttcttcctcctttcatttTCTAGCATTCTTCAAGATTCCATCTTtaaccctctttctctctctacacTCTCACACATAAACCAGTCACCCTCAAGTTCAGGTATCAACTTTGCAAATCACTCCCTTGACAATGGTGACATTCATAAAAGTCATTCGGTAAATACCATATACCAATTACACTTTATTGTCCCAGCCTTACTTATTCCTTGCAGTAATCCTGTGAGGTAGatactattttccttttctttctgtagtggaagaaactgaggctcagagaggtaaactAACTTCCCTAAGGTCACAAAGTTCCCAAATGGCAAATGCCACGCTGTTGTCCACAGCTGACCTTCCTGAACCTGCTGGACATTTCCACATGGATGTCCTTTCGCCACCTCAAGGTCAGTATGTGTTCAACGAAATCATGGGCACCtcccctccaggcctccctgcttaTGGTTCCTGTTCTCCAGTCATTCCCGCGCCAAACTTCAGGTGCACTTATGGCTGTTTCTTTGCTTCCTCCTGTGAGGCTAGGTCCACAATTATCATCCTAGCCTAGGGCCCTCATCACTTCCACCCTGGAGCACTACAAAGACTACAAAGCATTATTTCAACAGACATGTAAGAGATCTAGGGTCGGGCACAATGATGAACAAAGATCCAGTCCATGTCTCACTGAGCTTCAGTCTAGCAAATTCCCTATATGGTCTCTCTGTCTACTGACTTTCCTTCCCTTTGCCACACTCCACCATGAGTCATCAAGCTCTTGGTAACTCTAAAAACCCATCAATGACTGCCCTAATGCCTACATGCAAAAAGCTCAACCTGCACCACTCCACCCCAACCTGAAATGCCATGTCTCTTTATCTACCCTCATTCTCTTAATCCTTCAAGACACAGGCTCCAGTCTCACCTCTTGTGGTCTTCTCCCAACCAAaaagatctttcttctttctgctcaGTTTCACGTTTCCACTCTCACTATATTCGTTTCTTAATTTCCTCTCATTCTCAATGAGACTTCAACTCACCTGCAAATGTGGTCAGCCTCTTAGCACACAGGAGGGTCACCTACATTCTCAATCCTCAAacgattaaaaaaacaaaaaacaaaaacatgccaAGCCCAGGCTTCTTTCCCCCTCGTTCCAGCTGTCCAGTCACATTGGGCTCAATGGCCTGTTTTTCTAGCCTGAAGTCACTTAAGGCCTAACCTTTGCAAGTTCTGCGCCCCAGGTCTGCAGCACTGTCCTCCTTCTGAACACTTTTCTTTCtgtgtatatt includes:
- the TIMM22 gene encoding mitochondrial import inner membrane translocase subunit Tim22, whose translation is MAATAPSAGGSAPEAAASAEAPLQYSLLLQYLVGDKRQPRLLEPGSLGGIPSPAKSEEQKMIERAMESCAFKAALACVGGFVLGGAFGVFTAGIDTNVGFDPKDPYRTPTAREVLKDMGQRGMSYAKNFAIVGAMFSCTECLVESYRGKSDWKNSVISGCITGGAIGFRAGLKAGVIGCGGFAAFSAAIDYYLR